A single region of the Penaeus monodon isolate SGIC_2016 chromosome 18, NSTDA_Pmon_1, whole genome shotgun sequence genome encodes:
- the LOC119584274 gene encoding uncharacterized protein LOC119584274 yields MSPVPEPMQSRKGEPGGNDEEELNPPSGLALGQTVSSSDDEHDSNDTENETHNGYIPLPQYNDVDEEENEGEIDYSSLSGLMSALATHGPNVVDDAEEEEDSDVKHEEVEGAVGIVSNISTSTSTLAEEAEQQRRKEIALEQATVWNSPAPERLSLDGNKVEEIKSVMASFSLPQSAIPPWAKDLSEEDWKNQVACLISNKKSL; encoded by the exons ATGTCCCCTGTACCTGAGCCGATGCAGAGCAGAAAGGGAGAACCGGGGGGTAATGATGAGGAAGAGCTAAATCCTCCCTCAGGCTTGGCACTGGGACAGACAGTGTCATCAAGTGATGATGAACATGATTCAAATGACACAGAGAATGAAACTCACAATGGATATATTCCCCTACCTCAATATAATGATGTG gatgaggaggagaatgaaggcgAAATTgattactcttctctctctggtCTAATGTCTGCTTTGGCCACACATGGACCTAATGTTGTGGATGAtgctgaagaagaagaggacagtGATGTGAAACATGAAGAAGTAGAAGGTGCAGTAGGTATTGTTTCCAACATTTCCACAAGCACATCAACACTGGCAGAAGAG GCTGaacaacaaagaagaaaggaaatagccTTGGAGCAAGCCACAGTATGGAACTCCCCAGCCCCTGAGCGGCTGAGCTTGGATGGAAATAAAGTAGAGGAGATTAAGTCAGTGATGGCCTCCTTCAGTCTTCCACAGTCTGCAATTCCTCCATGGGCCAAGGACTTATCAGAAGAAGACTGGAAAAACCAGGTTGCCTGCCTTATATCCAACAAAAAATCCCTATAA